From the Clarias gariepinus isolate MV-2021 ecotype Netherlands chromosome 3, CGAR_prim_01v2, whole genome shotgun sequence genome, one window contains:
- the LOC128518785 gene encoding uncharacterized protein LOC128518785 isoform X1: MGGIFLIVQLGLLITFVFTESSEEHTRPGKQLNLDLGCIIDYLTEMKCLLTFGQPENCSEYSLNVSRRNKMFKCDFDQHHASECECSFEEDGGFVSEENYTVNVLRWNKMLFTKIINTLENIKPVKPFNISVTETQNGNFLIFWDTNYTTEAPVFNSELIPQLTYYVEGNNDSAKSVTLTEGQMKYELIGKNLKSNSYYIVKVRVKHHETMFGDYSDPYRFTTPMSLRDKLRIIIPILCVILIICIFISNYFYNKIMTEWWDKIPTPNIATNFVKQVPNLLSFQNEYSPIHLDPSKQVHAGEKTWPVSSVVDIRGENSLNSLGKDGNSADVIYGQTGNESLEESSTHSELVKESLSTTLHQIPMSNSYYKNLKPNDDDCNVGSESGNSSGFSNKFYMFSLSENGQNPAVKQLINDFPESHTAIPPLNGNLEPIILTDFEYGPCTGLSGSENTTQTQFLCSSNDIVVVPGYQSVSDLADCPSTDQEFISSQNDVNLIMEKLNCSKNPQNIFGKNDIIQVENGYKDVQSLLQNAEEGKNLITEAEMKYPNGSAFHNSPGIQIDCSYHRV, from the exons ATGGGCGGAATATTCCTCATCGTACAACTGGGCCTTTTAATCACGTTTGTCTTCACTGAATCTTCTGAAGAACATACAAGACCAGGCAAGC agcTTAACCTGGATCTGGGTTGTATAATCGATTACCTAACCGAGATGAAATGCCTTCTGACCTTTGGCCAACCTGAAAATTGCTCTGAGTACAGTCTCAATGTGTCTCGAAGAAATAA aatgtttaaatgtgatttCGATCAACATCATGCCAGTGAATGCGAATGCTCATTCGAAGAGGATGGTGGTTTTGTTTCGGAAGAGAACTACACAGTTAACGTGTTAAGATGGAATAAAATGTTATTCACTAAAATTATCAATACTTTAGAGAACA TTAAACCTGTAAAACCCTTCAATATATCAGTCACTGAGACTCAGAATGGAAACTTTCTCATTTTCTGGGACACCAACTATACCACTGAAGCGCCcgtgtttaatagtgaactGATTCCACAGCTCACTTACTATGTCGAAGGAAACAATGACAGCGCAAAATCT gTGACTTTGACAGAAGGCCAAATGAAATATGAGCTTATAGGCAAAAACCTTAAGTCAAATTCCTACTATATTGTGAAAGTAAGAGTGAAACACCACGAGACAATGTTCGGTGATTACAGTGATCCGTACAGGTTTACCACAc CCATGTCTTTAAGAGACAAACTCAGGATAATAATTCCCATACTTTGTGTAATTTTGATCATCTGCATATTCATCAGCAACTACTTTTACAACAA GATCATGACCGAGTGGTGGGACAAGATTCCTACTCCGAACATAGCTACTAATTTTGTAAAACAG GTCCCGAACTTGCTGTCATTTCAAAACGAGTACTCACCTATCCATCTTGACCCTTCGAAACAGGTCCACGCTGGAGAAAAGACATG GCCAGTGTCCTCTGTGGTAGACATCAGGGGTGAAAATAGCCTCAACAGCCTTGGGAAAGATGGCAATTCAGCTGATGTGATTTATGGCCAAACAGGCAACGAGAGTTTAGAAGAAAGCAGCACTCATTCTGAACTCGTCAAAGAATCTCTGTCAACGACCCTTCATCAGATACCAATGTCCAACTCATATTATAAAAACCTGAAACCGAACGATGATGATTGTAACGTTGGAAGCGAGAGCGGAAACAGTTCTGGCTTCAGTAACAAGTTCTATATGTTTTCACTCTCTGAAAATGGTCAGAACCCAGCTGTCAAGCAGCTTATCAACGACTTTCCTGAGAGTCACACTGCAATTCCTCCTCTGAACGGAAACCTGGAGCCGATCATCCTAACAGACTTCGAGTACGGCCCGTGTACCGGTCTCTCAGGATCCGAAAACACCACCCAGACTCAGTTCTTATGCTCCAGCAATGACATCGTTGTGGTTCCTGGATATCAGAGCGTCAGTGATCTCGCCGATTGTCCATCTACCGACCAAGAGTTCATCAGCTCTCAAAATGACGTCAATCTTATCATGGAAAAGCTTAACTGCAGCAAGAACCCGCAAAACATTTTCGGCAAAAATGACATCATCCAAGTGGAAAATGGATATAAAGATGTTCAAAGCTTGCTCCAGAATGCAGAAGAAGGAAAGAACCTTATCACAGAAGCTGAAATGAAATATCCCAATGGCTCGGCTTTCCATAATTCTCCAGGTATTCAAATTGACTGCTCTTATCACAGGGTTTGA
- the LOC128518785 gene encoding uncharacterized protein LOC128518785 isoform X2: MGGIFLIVQLGLLITFVFTESSEEHTRPELNLDLGCIIDYLTEMKCLLTFGQPENCSEYSLNVSRRNKMFKCDFDQHHASECECSFEEDGGFVSEENYTVNVLRWNKMLFTKIINTLENIKPVKPFNISVTETQNGNFLIFWDTNYTTEAPVFNSELIPQLTYYVEGNNDSAKSVTLTEGQMKYELIGKNLKSNSYYIVKVRVKHHETMFGDYSDPYRFTTPMSLRDKLRIIIPILCVILIICIFISNYFYNKIMTEWWDKIPTPNIATNFVKQVPNLLSFQNEYSPIHLDPSKQVHAGEKTWPVSSVVDIRGENSLNSLGKDGNSADVIYGQTGNESLEESSTHSELVKESLSTTLHQIPMSNSYYKNLKPNDDDCNVGSESGNSSGFSNKFYMFSLSENGQNPAVKQLINDFPESHTAIPPLNGNLEPIILTDFEYGPCTGLSGSENTTQTQFLCSSNDIVVVPGYQSVSDLADCPSTDQEFISSQNDVNLIMEKLNCSKNPQNIFGKNDIIQVENGYKDVQSLLQNAEEGKNLITEAEMKYPNGSAFHNSPGIQIDCSYHRV; this comes from the exons ATGGGCGGAATATTCCTCATCGTACAACTGGGCCTTTTAATCACGTTTGTCTTCACTGAATCTTCTGAAGAACATACAAGACCAG agcTTAACCTGGATCTGGGTTGTATAATCGATTACCTAACCGAGATGAAATGCCTTCTGACCTTTGGCCAACCTGAAAATTGCTCTGAGTACAGTCTCAATGTGTCTCGAAGAAATAA aatgtttaaatgtgatttCGATCAACATCATGCCAGTGAATGCGAATGCTCATTCGAAGAGGATGGTGGTTTTGTTTCGGAAGAGAACTACACAGTTAACGTGTTAAGATGGAATAAAATGTTATTCACTAAAATTATCAATACTTTAGAGAACA TTAAACCTGTAAAACCCTTCAATATATCAGTCACTGAGACTCAGAATGGAAACTTTCTCATTTTCTGGGACACCAACTATACCACTGAAGCGCCcgtgtttaatagtgaactGATTCCACAGCTCACTTACTATGTCGAAGGAAACAATGACAGCGCAAAATCT gTGACTTTGACAGAAGGCCAAATGAAATATGAGCTTATAGGCAAAAACCTTAAGTCAAATTCCTACTATATTGTGAAAGTAAGAGTGAAACACCACGAGACAATGTTCGGTGATTACAGTGATCCGTACAGGTTTACCACAc CCATGTCTTTAAGAGACAAACTCAGGATAATAATTCCCATACTTTGTGTAATTTTGATCATCTGCATATTCATCAGCAACTACTTTTACAACAA GATCATGACCGAGTGGTGGGACAAGATTCCTACTCCGAACATAGCTACTAATTTTGTAAAACAG GTCCCGAACTTGCTGTCATTTCAAAACGAGTACTCACCTATCCATCTTGACCCTTCGAAACAGGTCCACGCTGGAGAAAAGACATG GCCAGTGTCCTCTGTGGTAGACATCAGGGGTGAAAATAGCCTCAACAGCCTTGGGAAAGATGGCAATTCAGCTGATGTGATTTATGGCCAAACAGGCAACGAGAGTTTAGAAGAAAGCAGCACTCATTCTGAACTCGTCAAAGAATCTCTGTCAACGACCCTTCATCAGATACCAATGTCCAACTCATATTATAAAAACCTGAAACCGAACGATGATGATTGTAACGTTGGAAGCGAGAGCGGAAACAGTTCTGGCTTCAGTAACAAGTTCTATATGTTTTCACTCTCTGAAAATGGTCAGAACCCAGCTGTCAAGCAGCTTATCAACGACTTTCCTGAGAGTCACACTGCAATTCCTCCTCTGAACGGAAACCTGGAGCCGATCATCCTAACAGACTTCGAGTACGGCCCGTGTACCGGTCTCTCAGGATCCGAAAACACCACCCAGACTCAGTTCTTATGCTCCAGCAATGACATCGTTGTGGTTCCTGGATATCAGAGCGTCAGTGATCTCGCCGATTGTCCATCTACCGACCAAGAGTTCATCAGCTCTCAAAATGACGTCAATCTTATCATGGAAAAGCTTAACTGCAGCAAGAACCCGCAAAACATTTTCGGCAAAAATGACATCATCCAAGTGGAAAATGGATATAAAGATGTTCAAAGCTTGCTCCAGAATGCAGAAGAAGGAAAGAACCTTATCACAGAAGCTGAAATGAAATATCCCAATGGCTCGGCTTTCCATAATTCTCCAGGTATTCAAATTGACTGCTCTTATCACAGGGTTTGA